In the Gemmatimonadales bacterium genome, one interval contains:
- a CDS encoding DUF3108 domain-containing protein, giving the protein MMPTVVSLAVLLAAAPPPDSSAAARYPFKVGERFVYDARMGMLKLGEGSIHVAGMDTVRGEETFRFRFQLEGGNFVFRLKSVLESWTTVRDFKSLRFRNDNTENDRNRIRDYDIYPDSGFFRQRGRDNKEATPSHPLDDASFLYFVRTAEFEVGKSYRFDKYFMNDKNPLLIRVLKKEEMTLPDGRKVVCWVLNPVIDDRGMFADRADARLWITDDADRIPVQIRSKMAFGSVTLRLSRIESANAD; this is encoded by the coding sequence ATGATGCCAACCGTCGTCTCACTTGCCGTTCTGCTCGCGGCGGCCCCGCCGCCGGACAGCTCGGCTGCGGCCCGGTATCCGTTCAAGGTCGGTGAGCGTTTCGTCTATGACGCCCGTATGGGCATGCTCAAGCTCGGCGAAGGCTCCATCCACGTTGCCGGCATGGACACGGTTCGCGGCGAGGAAACCTTCCGGTTTCGCTTTCAGCTCGAGGGCGGAAACTTTGTGTTCAGGCTGAAGTCCGTGCTGGAGTCGTGGACGACCGTGCGTGATTTCAAATCGCTCCGCTTCCGCAACGACAACACGGAAAACGATCGGAACCGGATCCGCGACTATGACATCTATCCGGATTCAGGCTTCTTCCGGCAGCGCGGCCGCGACAACAAAGAAGCAACGCCAAGTCATCCTCTGGACGATGCATCGTTCCTGTATTTCGTCCGGACCGCCGAATTCGAGGTGGGCAAGAGCTACCGGTTCGACAAGTACTTCATGAACGACAAGAACCCGCTATTGATTCGGGTGCTCAAGAAGGAAGAGATGACCCTGCCGGATGGACGCAAGGTCGTCTGCTGGGTCTTGAATCCGGTCATCGATGACCGCGGCATGTTTGCCGATCGCGCCGATGCCCGCCTCTGGATTACCGACGACGCCGACCGGATCCCGGTGCAGATCCGCTCCAAGATGGCGTTTGGTTCGGTCACGCTTCGGCTGTCCCGAATCGAAAGCGCCAACGCCGACTAG
- a CDS encoding glycosyltransferase family 2 protein gives MIYVCIPSHDEAETVGLVLWKIRKVFESLGREYHVMVGNDGSTDHTGEVLETYAQVLPLTYHSDRTRRGYAATAENLLRQAVASSNRPKRDAAILMHGDFSHGPELLQEFIRRFDSGADMVVGEGAIDPAWDRGYRWTRLWSGYLLGKSAGVPGVKDPTSGFLGFRLATLRSVFQSPEPVLVSEGWAVNAELVGRAAVHARRIETVSFTERHDLKTRPRRIAPWSMARSLWSSSGVVRRVVQAERGAAARAGRRREQGGAA, from the coding sequence ATGATTTACGTCTGCATCCCGAGCCACGACGAGGCGGAAACCGTCGGGCTCGTGCTCTGGAAGATCCGCAAGGTGTTCGAGTCGCTTGGCCGCGAGTACCATGTCATGGTCGGCAACGACGGCTCGACCGATCACACGGGTGAGGTGCTGGAGACCTATGCTCAGGTGCTCCCGCTGACCTACCACTCGGATCGGACCCGCCGCGGCTACGCCGCCACGGCGGAGAACCTTCTGCGCCAGGCCGTCGCCTCGTCCAATCGCCCCAAGCGCGATGCGGCCATCCTGATGCACGGTGACTTCTCCCATGGCCCGGAATTGCTGCAGGAGTTCATTCGCCGTTTCGACAGCGGGGCCGATATGGTCGTGGGCGAGGGCGCCATCGACCCGGCCTGGGACCGGGGCTACCGCTGGACCCGCCTCTGGAGCGGCTACCTGCTCGGCAAGAGCGCCGGCGTGCCGGGCGTCAAAGATCCGACCTCGGGCTTCCTCGGCTTCCGCCTGGCCACCCTTCGGTCTGTGTTCCAGTCGCCTGAGCCCGTGCTGGTTTCGGAGGGATGGGCCGTCAACGCCGAGTTGGTCGGACGCGCGGCCGTGCACGCCCGCAGGATCGAAACCGTCTCATTTACCGAGCGGCACGACCTGAAAACCCGGCCCCGCCGGATTGCTCCATGGTCGATGGCGCGATCGCTATGGTCGTCGAGCGGCGTGGTCCGACGGGTGGTCCAGGCCGAACGAGGGGCCGCCGCCCGCGCCGGCCGGCGACGAGAACAAGGAGGTGCTGCATGA
- a CDS encoding glycosyltransferase, with product MTSAFPRVIHVAAGRQWRGGERQVLLLAHGLARVGVPQLVITASQGRLAAELDVIGVPCHRVRWSVALSPGAVLATVRAARAAPSLLHAHDPHALVVAGLARLAVRVPLVVTRRVTFPLRRPGFWVRSDRIIAISEAVREALLTSGIDPARTTVVHSAVDLEATRATTAAPLHSRFGIPAGAPVAVSVAALTAEKDHRTLIEAARSLHSKRRDLHWLLVGDGPLRPELEAAITASGSTGFVHLAGQVEDPRPLIAASSVFVSTSTDEGLGTSILDAMALGVPVVATRVGGTPELLEGGAGILTAPGSPAAVAEAVDLMLSDAVRRAWTLERAREAVARFDLPGMVEGVRRVYRSVVLAR from the coding sequence GTGACTTCAGCTTTCCCCCGCGTCATCCATGTCGCGGCGGGACGGCAGTGGCGCGGCGGCGAGCGACAGGTCCTACTCCTCGCCCACGGCCTGGCCCGCGTCGGCGTCCCCCAACTCGTCATCACTGCCTCGCAGGGCCGATTGGCAGCCGAGCTCGATGTGATCGGGGTTCCCTGTCACCGCGTGCGCTGGTCAGTCGCCCTGTCGCCCGGCGCCGTACTCGCCACAGTCCGAGCCGCCCGGGCCGCTCCATCGCTGCTCCATGCGCACGACCCCCATGCCCTGGTCGTTGCCGGCCTGGCCAGGCTGGCTGTCCGGGTGCCCCTCGTGGTCACCCGACGGGTGACGTTCCCGCTTCGACGTCCGGGCTTCTGGGTGCGCAGCGACCGCATCATCGCCATCTCCGAGGCGGTCCGGGAGGCGCTGCTCACGAGCGGCATCGACCCGGCCCGCACCACGGTGGTACACTCGGCCGTCGACCTCGAAGCCACCCGAGCCACCACGGCTGCACCGCTCCACAGCCGGTTCGGGATCCCGGCCGGAGCACCGGTGGCCGTTTCGGTAGCCGCGCTGACCGCCGAGAAGGACCACCGGACCCTGATCGAGGCCGCCCGATCATTACACAGCAAGCGACGGGACCTGCATTGGCTCCTGGTCGGAGACGGCCCGCTTCGCCCCGAACTCGAGGCCGCCATCACCGCCTCGGGCTCGACCGGATTCGTCCACCTGGCCGGCCAGGTCGAGGACCCCCGCCCCTTGATCGCGGCGAGTTCGGTGTTCGTATCGACCTCGACGGACGAGGGCCTCGGCACCTCCATCCTCGATGCCATGGCCCTCGGCGTTCCCGTCGTGGCCACCCGAGTGGGCGGCACCCCTGAGCTCCTCGAGGGCGGTGCCGGGATCCTGACGGCGCCCGGATCGCCGGCGGCCGTGGCCGAGGCGGTTGACCTCATGCTGAGCGATGCGGTGCGCCGAGCCTGGACCCTGGAACGGGCCCGGGAGGCAGTTGCCCGGTTCGACCTGCCCGGGATGGTCGAGGGGGTCCGGCGCGTTTATCGTTCTGTCGTCCTAGCACGTTGA
- a CDS encoding peptide MFS transporter, with amino-acid sequence MTGSDSTAPTEAALAADRRFFGHPLGLSTLFFTEMWERFSFYGMRAILILFMVAPVTEGGLGLPVSEAGAIQGTYTAMVYMMTMAGGWFADKLIGLRRSVFWGGVLIMAGHISLAFPGLGPFYLGLILLVLGTGLLKGNISAMVGQLYSPDDTRRDAGFSLYYMGINLGGFLGPLVCGFFAQSEGFRSTLAGWGMQPESAWHFGFAAAAVGMFFGLIQYQLGRKRFPERAERPLGLAHPAEGPTAWRWFRVVATVVLGAVVVTALLHRMEAITVTAAGFAGFIDAFLIFLTVGFFTWLFTVAKWTPEERKRLIVIVVLFLGAAVFWAGFEQAASTLNLFADRNTANTFFGWSYPPSWLQSVNSFFIIVFAPIVGLIWLKLGTKNPSQPAKFSLGLFFLAASYALMVLGALSAASGERVSPMWLIGCFFLQTVGELCLSPVGLSAMSKLAPNRVQGLMMGVWFLASAVGNKVAGRVGGLYESFSVPSIFGANAVFVLVFAVLMALLVVPIRRMLAARS; translated from the coding sequence ATGACCGGGTCCGATTCGACCGCACCTACCGAAGCCGCGCTGGCAGCCGACCGCCGATTCTTTGGACATCCGTTGGGCCTCTCCACCCTCTTCTTTACCGAAATGTGGGAGCGGTTCAGCTTCTACGGCATGCGGGCCATCCTGATCCTGTTCATGGTGGCGCCGGTGACCGAGGGCGGTCTGGGCCTGCCGGTATCGGAGGCCGGGGCGATTCAAGGAACCTATACCGCCATGGTCTATATGATGACCATGGCGGGCGGTTGGTTCGCCGACAAACTGATTGGACTGCGCCGCTCCGTCTTCTGGGGCGGCGTTTTGATTATGGCGGGTCATATCAGTCTTGCCTTTCCCGGACTCGGGCCGTTCTACCTCGGCCTGATCCTGCTCGTGCTGGGCACCGGGTTGCTCAAGGGCAACATCTCGGCCATGGTCGGTCAGCTCTACTCGCCCGACGATACTCGTCGCGACGCTGGCTTCTCGCTCTACTATATGGGCATCAATCTGGGCGGCTTTCTGGGGCCGCTGGTGTGCGGCTTCTTCGCGCAGTCGGAAGGATTTCGGTCCACGCTGGCCGGGTGGGGCATGCAGCCGGAGAGCGCCTGGCATTTCGGCTTTGCCGCCGCTGCGGTCGGCATGTTCTTCGGTTTGATCCAGTATCAGCTCGGCCGGAAGCGGTTTCCGGAGCGAGCGGAGCGTCCGCTGGGGTTGGCGCATCCGGCCGAAGGTCCGACGGCCTGGCGCTGGTTCCGGGTCGTAGCGACGGTGGTGCTCGGTGCGGTGGTCGTGACGGCGTTGCTGCATCGGATGGAGGCGATCACGGTGACAGCGGCTGGGTTTGCCGGCTTCATCGACGCCTTTCTGATCTTCCTCACCGTGGGCTTCTTTACCTGGCTGTTCACCGTTGCCAAGTGGACCCCGGAGGAGCGGAAGCGGCTGATCGTCATCGTGGTGCTCTTCCTGGGGGCGGCGGTATTCTGGGCCGGGTTCGAGCAGGCGGCCTCCACGCTCAACCTGTTTGCCGATCGCAACACCGCAAACACGTTCTTCGGCTGGTCGTATCCGCCCTCCTGGCTCCAGTCGGTCAACTCGTTCTTCATCATCGTGTTTGCGCCGATCGTCGGTCTGATCTGGCTCAAGCTGGGCACCAAGAATCCGTCCCAGCCGGCGAAGTTTTCGCTGGGTCTCTTCTTTCTCGCGGCCAGCTATGCGCTGATGGTGCTGGGCGCGTTATCCGCAGCAAGCGGCGAGCGAGTCAGCCCGATGTGGCTGATCGGCTGCTTCTTTCTGCAAACCGTGGGTGAGCTCTGCTTGAGCCCGGTGGGTCTCTCGGCCATGTCCAAGCTGGCGCCGAACCGGGTCCAGGGGCTGATGATGGGGGTTTGGTTCCTGGCATCGGCGGTGGGGAACAAGGTTGCGGGGCGGGTGGGCGGCTTGTACGAGTCGTTCTCTGTGCCCTCGATCTTCGGTGCGAATGCGGTCTTCGTGCTGGTCTTTGCGGTGCTGATGGCGCTCTTGGTGGTGCCGATCCGGCGGATGCTGGCGGCGCGTTCGTAG
- a CDS encoding PhzF family phenazine biosynthesis protein, which produces MPAPLWLIDAFTSRPFRGNPAGVCWLDHPVPDTWMQSLANELNQAETAFVSPTADGFNLRWFTPEIEVDLCGHATLATGHFLWTSGRLDPRQPARFHTRSGVLTARREHDDRIVLDFPSLEVVPVAPPEGFFAALNLPGGLVYSNRAAQPDYLVMLDREVDVHIVMPNFAALKSINARGVIVTAPGDRKETDFVSRFFAPAVGIDEDPVTGSAHCTLAPFWAPRLGKSTMVGYQASRRGGVVETRIVDDRVHLAGHAVTMVRGEVDAPGTGNPTGAANSYSHGA; this is translated from the coding sequence ATGCCCGCTCCACTCTGGCTGATCGATGCCTTCACCAGTCGCCCGTTTCGGGGCAACCCCGCCGGGGTCTGCTGGCTCGACCACCCGGTGCCCGACACCTGGATGCAGTCTCTTGCCAACGAACTCAACCAGGCGGAGACCGCCTTTGTCAGCCCGACGGCCGACGGCTTCAACCTCCGCTGGTTCACGCCGGAAATCGAAGTCGACCTCTGCGGCCACGCCACACTCGCCACGGGTCACTTCCTGTGGACCTCGGGTCGGCTCGATCCGCGCCAGCCTGCGCGCTTTCATACCCGGAGCGGCGTGCTGACCGCGCGACGGGAACATGACGACCGCATCGTGCTCGACTTCCCGAGCCTGGAGGTGGTTCCAGTTGCTCCGCCGGAGGGATTCTTTGCCGCGCTCAACTTGCCCGGCGGCCTCGTCTACTCGAACCGCGCGGCGCAACCCGACTACCTGGTCATGCTCGACCGCGAAGTCGACGTCCACATCGTGATGCCCAACTTTGCAGCCCTCAAGAGCATCAACGCGCGCGGCGTCATCGTCACCGCACCTGGCGACCGCAAGGAAACCGATTTCGTTTCTCGTTTCTTTGCGCCGGCCGTCGGCATCGATGAGGATCCCGTCACTGGCTCGGCGCACTGCACCCTGGCCCCGTTCTGGGCGCCCCGGCTCGGCAAGAGTACCATGGTTGGCTACCAGGCCTCCCGGCGCGGCGGCGTAGTCGAGACCCGGATCGTCGACGACCGGGTTCACCTCGCCGGCCATGCGGTGACCATGGTCCGTGGTGAAGTCGATGCCCCCGGCACCGGAAACCCGACAGGCGCGGCCAACAGCTACAGCCACGGCGCCTGA
- a CDS encoding ATP-binding cassette domain-containing protein has translation MLAGRGGLSVSALLEVVGLVKHYRRPTGWIRADRVTHALNGVSFTVAERETLALVGESGSGKTTAGRALLRLVEPDAGTVRFDGVDVRQADRNAMRQLRKRMQIVFQDPYSSLDPRMTIGASVAEGIEIHRLVPPRAIRGRVTELLGEVGLDGSAADKYPHEFSGGQRQRIGIARALAVDPAFIVLDEPVSALDVSVQAQVINLLLDLQRDRGLAYLFIAHDLSVVRQLSHRVAVMYYGLIVEIGPRDEILDHPRHPYTRALISAVPSPTPGQQGQRIVLAGDPPSPTAPPAGCPFLGRCFHPARNARCAAERPILRPIGASEVACHHAEVPGQ, from the coding sequence GTGCTGGCTGGTCGAGGGGGTCTCTCCGTGAGCGCGCTGCTCGAGGTGGTCGGACTGGTCAAGCACTACCGGCGGCCAACCGGGTGGATCCGCGCCGATCGGGTGACCCACGCCCTCAATGGCGTGTCCTTCACGGTCGCGGAACGGGAAACCCTTGCCCTGGTCGGTGAGTCGGGCTCGGGCAAGACGACCGCCGGCCGCGCGCTGCTCCGCCTGGTCGAACCGGACGCGGGAACAGTCAGATTCGACGGCGTCGATGTGCGCCAAGCGGACCGAAACGCAATGCGACAGCTGCGGAAACGAATGCAGATCGTCTTTCAGGACCCGTACAGCTCGCTCGACCCGCGGATGACGATCGGGGCGTCCGTTGCCGAAGGCATCGAGATTCACCGTCTGGTACCGCCTCGCGCCATTCGCGGGCGGGTGACAGAGCTGCTCGGCGAAGTCGGCCTGGACGGGTCGGCGGCAGACAAGTATCCGCACGAGTTCTCCGGGGGGCAGCGCCAGCGGATCGGGATTGCCCGCGCTCTGGCGGTCGATCCCGCCTTCATCGTGCTCGACGAACCGGTCTCGGCCCTCGACGTCTCGGTCCAGGCCCAGGTCATCAACCTGCTGCTCGACCTGCAGCGCGACCGGGGCCTGGCCTACCTGTTCATTGCCCACGACCTGTCCGTGGTGCGACAATTGTCTCACCGGGTCGCAGTGATGTACTACGGTCTGATCGTGGAAATCGGACCGCGCGACGAGATCCTCGACCACCCGCGCCACCCGTACACCCGGGCGCTGATCTCGGCGGTGCCGTCACCAACCCCGGGGCAACAGGGCCAGCGCATCGTGCTCGCGGGCGACCCGCCAAGCCCGACGGCGCCGCCAGCCGGCTGCCCGTTCCTCGGCCGCTGCTTCCATCCGGCCCGAAACGCCCGCTGCGCTGCGGAGCGACCGATCCTGCGACCGATCGGGGCAAGCGAGGTCGCCTGCCACCACGCCGAGGTGCCGGGGCAGTAG